The stretch of DNA TCGCCACTACTTACGGAATCATTTTCTTATTTTCTCCTCCTACAGGTACTTAGATGTTTCAGTTCCCTGCGTTTTACCTCTTTCGAGTAACTGACCTTCAGTCAGCTGGGTTGCCCCATTCGGACATCTACGATTAATAACGTCTATTTGCGACTCATCGTAGCTTTTCGCAGCTTATCACGTCCTTCGTCTTCTCTGAGAGCCTAGGCATCCCCCATACGCTCTTATTTGCTTTCTTACATAATAAGATTGCCTTATTTTCATAAGACTTGCTATATCGCTATAGCTTTTTGATCTTTATCTATTTGCTTTTGTTTATTCTCCAGTATGTCAATTAACTTTCTCTTTATTGTATCTAATTTAAGATTTGAACTTAATATGATGCCTCTATACATCTTAGATTTATAGTTGAAACAAAACAGGATAATTAGATTGCAAGCATAAAATCTTAAAAGATTCTATTCGTGCTCTTTAAAGGAGGTATTCCAGCCGCACCTTCCGGTACGGCTACCTTGTTACGACTTAGCCCTAGTTACCAGTTTTACCCTAGATAGCTCCTTGTTAGGTCACCATCTTCAGGCACCCCCGACTCCCATGGCTTGACGGGCGGTGTGTACAAGGTCCGGGAACGTATTCACCGCGCCATGGCTGATGCGCGATTACTAGCGATTCCAACTTCATGAAGTCGAGTTGCAGACTTCAATCCGAACTGGGATAGGCTTTCTGAGATTCGCTCCACTTCACAGTTTCGCTCCCCTCTGTACCTACCATTGTAGCACGTGTGTAGCCCTGGGCATAAAGGCCATGATGATTTGACGTCGTCCCTTCCTTCCTCACTCCTTACGGAGGCAGTCTCCCTAGAGTCCCCACCATTACGTGTTGGCAACTAAGGATAGGGGTTGCGCTCGTTGCGGGACTTAACCCAACACCTCACGGCACGAGCTGACGACAACCATGCAGCACCTCACTAACAGCTCCGAAGAGAAGACCCCTTTCAAGGTCGGTCTATTAGCGTTCGAGCCCAGGTAAGGTTCCTCGCGTATCATCGAATTAAACCACATGCTCCACCGCTTGTGCGGACCCCCGTCAATTCCTTTGAGTTTCATTCTTGCGAACGTACTCCCCAGGTGGCTAACTTAATGGTTTCCCTCAGTCACTTAGCTATTCCGCTAAATGACCAGTTAGCATCGTTTAGGGCGTGGACTACCAGGGTATCTAATCCTGTTCGCTACCCACGCTTTCGTACATCAGCGTCAATCTTGCCCTAGTGCACTGCCTTCGCAATTGGTGTTCTACTTCATATCTATGCATTTCACCGCTACATGAAGCATTCCATGCACCTCGAACATATTCAAGTCTTACAGTTTCAAACGCGTACTATGGTTTAGCCACAGCCTTTGACGTCTGACTTATAAAACCGCCTACGTACCCTTTAAACCCAGTGATTCCGGATAACGCTTGCACCCTCCGTATTACCGCGGCTGCTGGCACGGAGTTAGCCGGTGCTTATTCTTCTGGTACCGTCTCTCCAAAGATAAATCCCTGTCATTCTTCCCAGATAAAAGTGCTTTACAACCCAAAGGGCATTCATCACACACGCGGCATGGCTGGTTCAGAGTTCCCTCCATTGACCAATATTCCTTACTGCTGCCTCCCGTAGGAGTCGGGTCCGTGTCTCAGTACCCGTGTGGGGGATCACGCTCTCACGCCCCCTACCCATCGTCGCCATGGTAAGCCGTTACCTTACCATCTAGCTAATGGGACGCACAACCATCTTTTACCAACCGAAGCCTTTAACTATTTAACTATGCAGCTTTATAGTATTATGCGGGATTATTCGCCGTTTCCAGCGACTTTCCCCCAGTAAAAGGTAGGTTTTGTACGCGTTACTCACCCGTGCGCCACTCGTCAGCATCCGAAGACCTGTTACCGTTCGACTTGCATGTATTAAGCCTGCCGCTAGCGTTCATCCTGAGCCAGGATCAAACTCTCCATACTATTTCTAGTTTTGTTTGTTATTTTGACGGCTATCTAATTTCATATATTATATATACTTCCTTAAATAGTCTCTCTTTTGTCACTCGTGTCCTCTTCTCTTTCTACGCTTGCTCTTGATCTCTCGATCAATTCTTTCCACTAAATTTCTTTAGTTTCTTACCTAATTATCCTGTCGTTTCAAATATCTTTTTCTGCCTCTTCCGAGACTATTTCTTACCGCTCTCTCGTTGAGCGGTTGCAAATGTCTAACTTTATTTTTAAACCGCAAAATATTTTTAAAACTTTTTTCTAAAATTATTTTTGCAGCGCTTCTCTCTTTCTTCTTTCTTCAACACCTCTCTTTCGAAGCGGTTGCAAATGTCTAACTTTATTTTTAAACTACCAAATGTTTTTACTTTTATTTTGCAAAAAATTTTTCTTGTAATTTATAAGCTTTTCCTTTCTTTTACGATTGCCTCTCTTTCGAAGCGGTTGCAAATGTCTAACTTTATTTTTAAACCACAAAATATTTTAAAAGCTTTTTTCTAAAATTATTTTTGTCGTCTTTTTTGCTTTTCATTTACACACTACCTCTCTTTTGAGGTGAAAGCAAAGGTAATATCCCTTTTTGGTTTTCACAAGTTTTTAAAGCTAAAAAAACACACCCTACAACTCCAAAAATCACAAACTACTAAAAACCAACATTTTAAAACTAAAAATAATATTTAATCCTTACATATCGGCGGGTTTAGCTTCTGTATTTTTAAAAACAATAGCATCAGGATACATTTCTATTAATTCATTTAATAATGAAACAGCCTCTAGTTTTGTATAAAAACCACCTGCATAAATACGATAATAAGGCGCTTCATAAAACCAATCAATCTTAGAAGTCAAATTTTGAGCTTTTTTCTTTGCTTCCGCTACTTTTTGTGTGGCAAGGTATTTATCCCTACTTAGAAACAATTGGACACTCCATACCTTTAGTGTTCTATCTTTAGAAAAGTTAAGCGCTTTTCTATGATCTAGCACCTGTCTTATAGCCCCCTCCTCAACAATACGAACAATACCTTCGCTATTTTGTCCCATGCAAAAGCTAGCCAACAATAGAGTACCAATAATCGTTATCATCCATTTCATAATAATAAGATCTACTTTATGAGTTGAGGACCTAAAGAAGTTCCTAATTTAGAAACTCCTGCCTCTATTAGTTTCACTGCAAAAGTTTTCGACCTAACTCCGCCAACAGCAATTAAGTCAATTCCTTTTGTATGTTCTTTTAGAAGGGTTACCATTTCTAGTGTATTATCCTCTCTTTCTAGCTCCATGGTATTTTTTATACCATCAACTTGTATATCACAGCAGATTTCGCAGAGTTTTTTTATTTCTTCACCAGTTAAGAACCTTGTTTCTAAAATAACTTTAATTTTTTTCCCCTTTAAATGAGCAGCAGTTGTAACGCTATCTATGTCATTTCTAACATGAGACCAATTTCCATCTTTTACAGCAGCAATATTTACAACCATTTCTATTTCATCCACCCCTTCGTCTATGGCTCTTTTAGCCTCTTCAACTTTTACAGGTATTGCATGATAGCCCATAGGAAACCCTATAGCTGTAATAACCCTAACGGCTTCCTTTTCTAAAAGAGAGACAGCAGTTCTGACATAAAAAGGTGGTACGCAAACTGCTGAAAACTTATATTCTAAAGCTTCTTGACACAATTTTTTTATATCTATTGTTGTTGTGTCCGATTTCAATAGAGTATTCTCGATATAATTATTTAATTCCATTGATAGGAGAAAAACCTAGGCTAAAACCAATAAGCACAGTATTAACCTTTATTCTTTTTTACTTATTAAAAAATCAAGACAACATACATTAGAATGTTGTCTTTTATTATAATGTTGAGACGAACTCCATTCATTTGTTTTACCAAATTATTAGGTAAAAGTAGTAATATTATTAACTCCTATGGGTATAATTCAAAATGGAATTTTAGTTTTTTTTATTTTGTTCCAACTCAATTCCTATATCCTACCAATAAAGTGATGCTCTATCAGTATTACTTGTCCTCTCCCAAATTCATTAAATACTTTAGTTTGTAGAAGATTTCCGTATTATCCATTATCCCAGTAAAGGATTCCGCTCCAGGTCCATAAGCAAAAATAGGAACCATGGTTGCAGTGTGATAATCTGAAGTAAATTTTCCATCAACCTTTCCTTCTTTTTTACTTCCCCCTGTAATGCTATATCCTCCTGTTTCGTGATCAGCAGTAACCAGCACCAAAGTA from Aureispira anguillae encodes:
- the deoC gene encoding deoxyribose-phosphate aldolase; this translates as MELNNYIENTLLKSDTTTIDIKKLCQEALEYKFSAVCVPPFYVRTAVSLLEKEAVRVITAIGFPMGYHAIPVKVEEAKRAIDEGVDEIEMVVNIAAVKDGNWSHVRNDIDSVTTAAHLKGKKIKVILETRFLTGEEIKKLCEICCDIQVDGIKNTMELEREDNTLEMVTLLKEHTKGIDLIAVGGVRSKTFAVKLIEAGVSKLGTSLGPQLIK